GTGCGGCCAGGTCATCACGGACGCTAACAGTCCGATAAGAGGCGATCCGACTGCAAAAACATGCAGGTGGCTGTCCAGGGCGCGTCGGGCGGTTTCCGAAATCACCGTATCGCCTATGCCCAGTTCAGCGGCGCGCCATCGGTTTGGTTTGAGTACGACTAAATAGCGGCGGAGTAGCGGCGTCGCGCTGTAGCCCAGCCAGAGGAACAGGACGCCGAACTGGAGCGCCCACCGCGCGGCGGGTTCAGCGTGCTCTGGTACAGTCGCAACGGAATCGATACTTATGGAGATGACCAGCCACCCGCCGATCGCCGAGAGCCACAGAAGCAGCCGCCACCCCCTGTAGAAATAGACCGCCGTGCTGCCGGCGATCACGAGACAGGTATAGACCACCAACCCCGGAATGTTGGCGGAACCGGTGTAGAGCATGAACGGTGTGCCGAGGCCGCCGAGTGTGCCGACCAGCGAGAAGATGGCATCGTCCTGTTTCAGCGCGATGAAAAACGCCAGGGCAGTGACCGTCACCATAAGCGCGAAGGCGACGGGATGAGATACCAGCTCGAACAGTTGAAACGCCGAAAAGTCAGTGATATAGAACGTAGCGATAGATCCGCCCAGCAGAAGTCGTGACAGATGTCGTCGCTGTGAGTACAGCCGCCAGCCGAAAACAAACAGTACGACTCCCAGGCCTATACCGATAAAATGCCTGACCGGCGGAGTGAGCCAGCCCTGGTCGATCGAGTACTTGAACAGGAACGCCAGCCCGAACAAGAGCAGGCCGATTCCCACGCGACTGAGCCAGTATTCGCTCCGGCGCATGTGCTCGGGGAGTTCGAAGCCCTTACGGGCGGGCCCGGGTATCGGCGTGATTTGGCGAGGGGTGGATGTTGTCTCTGCGGGCGAGGGTGGTGGCGGTGCGGGCGGAGCGGCATCTGGTACAATGCGCCGCAGCAGTTGTCGTATCTCCGCCAGTTCGCGTTCGAGTGCGGCTACGCGGTCGTGAATGTTGTGGTCATCCTGACTTTCCATCCGGCAGCACCTTTCGCCTCATGTCCTCTGCCCGGCAGATGCCCTCATCTGCCGCGCCTGAATCACATCACACTGATCAGCGCTGAAAGTACTATGAAAAGTACCGGCGCGAGTCCGCTGAACAACAGACCGAGCTTGAGTATTCTCGGAGCGACCTCTGGTGTGTCTTGTCGAGAAATGAATCGCCAAGCAAGTTCCGCCATCCATCCCAGCGTGAAGCAAATGTTGATTACCACCACAAACATCACCGCACTGAGAACAGGACTATCTAGTTCAGCGCCGGTAGCAGGGATCATCAATACGATCGCCCCTGCGACAGCCCAAATGCAGCCCGCAATTATAGTATAGGCAGGACGTCGTGCTTCCCACCATGCTACAATCTGATACCAACTGCGACCAACTTGCGGAACGGCTGTAAACTTTTGCCAAGACTCACAGAGTGTCATGAGTGTAGTATTCACTGTCGACTTTCTAGATTGACTACCCTCTACATCCTCTCCACACACCCCGCAATCAGCGCCCGGAGTTTCGGCTCGGCCTCGGCGGCGACCTTCAGCACCGACTCGATCGAACAGGGATGCATGTTATCCGCGAGCCCCATGTCCGTGATTATCGAAAACGCCAACACTTTTGTCCCCTGATGATGCGCCGCCATCACCTCCGGCACGGTCGACATCCCTACCGCGTCGCCGCCAAGTATCCGAAACATCCGATACTCCGCCCCCGTCTCCAAATTCGGCCCGCTCACTGCGATATAAACCCCCTCCTGAAGTCTGAGCTTCTGCTCCAGAGCCAGCTCGCGCGCCATCTTTATGTAGTTGCGGTCGTAGACCTCGAAGCAGTCAGGGAAGCGTAGCCCCCACTTGTCATCGTTATCGCCGATCAGCGGATTGCCCGGCAGGAAATTGACATGGTCGGTGATCATCATGATGTCGCCCTCGCGGTATTTCGGATTCAGCCCGCCGGCGGCATTTGACGCAATCAATGAATGGATACCGAGTTGCTTCATCACTCGTATAGGAAACGCGATCTGGCGGAACGAGTACCCCTCATAATAATGGAACCGCCCCTGCATACAGACGACATCTTTGCCGCGCAAACGTCCGAATAGAAGCCGTCCGTGGTGAGATTCGACTGTCGAGGTCGGAAAGTGTGGGATGTCCTCATATTCCACCGCTCCCTCCAATTTCATGCCGTCGACCAATGTCCCCAGTCCGGTGCCGAGTATAATACCTATTTGCGGTTTGAGCGTGACCTTCGCGGTGATGAACCGCACAGCCTCATCGAGTTTGCGGTGAATTTCCGCCCAGGTCTGCATGCCGTCGTTGTTCATGGTTGAATGTCCGCTTTCTGCGTTGGGATTACCTACAAGTCGCGCGGAATATAAGCTGGTCGTCGCCGCAGAACAGGCAAAAAAAGGCCGGACCCTTTGGGAGTTATGCGGTCCGGCCTTTCGTGTAAGCGGCGGGTAAGAACTAATTCTTCGCGGCCCGGTTCATTTCTTCTTCGAACCTCGCAGCAACTTCGTCAAGCTCATCGGCCAGCCTGTCCGGGCTGAGCGGCAGTTTGGTGCTGTCGGACGGTCCAAAGCCGCCACGGGGGTTCGGCTCGGTGACCGCAGCCGCCTTGCCCTTCGCCACCACGACCTTGTCGGTGGAGCGCTCATCTTCGATATCACCATCCTTGGCGATAAACCCGGCTGGAATGTCCTCCGCGACCAGGTTGGTCTCCACCACGGTGCCGAGCGCCGGTGTGGGCGGCGCGGGCGGCGTGACCGGTACGGCCTGTTCCATCGCCTTGCGAGCGGCTACCCGCTTGTACGTTTCGAGCGCTACCGCCAGTTCAGGGTCGATTGTCTCGCCGACCGACTGGCTGATACTATCGTCCTGGATGGCATCTTTGAGCTTCGCCGCCAAATGCTCGTCGACCCGCCCCGAGGTGCCGTTATCTGTCTCTTCCGCAACCGGTACCGCAGCAGCAGGCGCGGCCGCGACTATATCGGTAGTTTGCGGAGCAACCGCTTCCTTTTTCTCGGTGGCGATATCTGTCGAATCGGTGACCTTCACCTGCTCATCGTGCTCTGGCCTGGCGACATCGCCGCTGTCGATCTCGTTTATCAGATCCAGGTGGGACTGGATCAAGCTGCGTATTTTGGACAAATATGACTTCTTGGTCAGGCCGAGCCGGGTGATCCGTGTTTCAATCTCCGAGATTTCCCTGGTCCGGTTGACTACTATCGATTCAGCATCCTGCTTGGCCTTGGTGATCAGCATGGCCGCTTCCTGTTTGGCGTTGGCCATGGTCAGGTCGGCGTTGCGGCGGGCGTCGATAGCCGCGTTCTTGATCGTGTCCTCGAATTGCTTGAGACCCGCCAATTGACTCCTGAGTGATTCGGCCTCGATAGTGAGTCTGAGGTTCTGCTGCTTGAGTTCGTCCAGCGCGGCTGCGACCTGGTTGATAAAACCGTCAACTTCGGCCTTATCGTACCCGCGCATCTGGCTGCGGAATTCGTAACCGCGGATATCGTTCGGGGAAAGATCCATGACAACCCACCTGCTTACTGGTTTCCTCTTACGGCCATTGATCCGGGCGGCAGGCTTCCGCGGCCCGGAGCCGTTTCAAAACGGTACACAGTTGTTATCGAACCATTGCGGGAAAACCTTAGCGCCCGGGGGCGAAAAAAAGGCCACCGCCAGGCAGCGGCAGAGCCGGTAGGTCACGCGGACTCGACGCGTGACTTTGTTCTATCCTACGGCCACAAGGCCGTCACCCTCGGCCACGACCGAGGGTCCAGTTGTGTTCGCCGGTCACTGACTCGATGCCTAAACCCGCCTACGCAGCGAAACGTTGATGAAACGCAAAAGACGGGCAGACGAGGACCCCGGATCGAGTCCGGGGCAGGCTCTGCCGCGCACAAAACTCGACGCGTGACATTGTAGCATTTGGGAAACCTCAGGCCTCAAGTCGGCCTGACCTACAGTCCGGTCTGCCCTCACCCCTCCCGCGCGCCGAATAGCGCCGTGCCCACCCGGATCATGGTCGAACCCTCGGCGATCGCGAGCGGATAATCGTCGGTCATCCCCATCGACAGCGTGTCGAACCCCCCGCCCACTATGTCCTGCCCCCGCTTGAAAAGCTCGCGACAGGCGCGGAAAGTCTCGCGGATGCGGTCTTGATTGTCGGTCAACGGGCCGATAGTCATCAGCCCCGTCAGCTTAATGGCGGGCAGGGCACTGACTTGCCGAATCAGTTCTAACGCGCTCTCCGGCGCCACCCCGGATTTGGACTCCTCGCCCGACGAATTCACCTGCACCAGGCATTCGATAATCCGACCGAACTCTTCGGCGCGACGGTTGATCTCCTCGGCCAACTTGAGCGAGTCGATCGACTGGATGACATCGAAAAGCATCACTGCTTTCCGAACCTTGTTGCCCTGCAGGTGCCCCACTAAGTGGAACCGTGCTATCGGGCCACATTCGGTGATTTTCGGTTCGGCGTCCTGGATACGGCTCTCGCCGATATCGTGCAGGCCGAGCGCCACCGTGGTCTGGATCACCGACGCCGGCCAGGTTTTGGTGACGGCGACAATCGTGATGTCGTCGGTGTCGCGGCCGTAGAGTTCGCAGGCCTCGGCGATTTTCCCGCGCAGTTCCATCAGGTTATTGCGGATCAGGTCTTTCATGGGACGACGGAATTATGCGCGAGCCGGGCGGTGGTGGCAAGGGGAAATGTGGGGGAGCTGGTCCGCCGCCCGCTTCAGACAGCCCCTCACTTGACATCTCCCCCCAAAATCGTAGCTTCCCCGCGTCGGCGCTGAGATCAGCGCGGCACGCAAGCGAAGAACAGAGAAGGATTATATCATGACGCCTGTCAGCAAGGATATACTCAACGCCCTCACCACCGGGATCAACTCCGAAATCGCCAGCTATGTCTTCTATCTCGAGGCCTCCAAGAAGAAAATCTCCGCCGACATCAGGCCGGTGCTCGAGGAGCTTGCGCTCGAAGAAAAGCGGCACTTCCAGATTCTCGAACGCCAGCACCATTCGCTGATCAAAAGCGAGCAGTGGATATCGCTCGCCGACGTGCTTAAATCCAAAGAGTTGCCTGAAATCAACGAGGAGATGAGCGCCGCCCACCGGCAGCTTGTCGACGAGGTCCGCAAAACGACGACAATCAAAGGGGTGCTCGATATCGCCTATCGGCTCGAGGTCGACGCGTACGAGCTGTTCATCGGCCAGGAGAAGAAGGCCGCCAGCGACGAGGGCCGGAAGATGTTCGCCGAGTTGGCCAGGTTCGAGCAGGGGCACATGCGCAAGATCGACGAGATGCGCCGCAGGTACGCTTAGACGATCGGAAACTGGAACGTAGGGCGGGTTTGCTTCAAACCCGCCACACACCGGCGGACAGGAGACTTGCAGGGCGGGACGTCGCCACGGCGAGCAGACGCTTCGGTCGCGCCATGGGCTGAGAGCGGCAGACCTCCGCTAATCGTGGGCGGCAGACCTCCCGGTCTGCCGCAGGGAAAGTCGAACGCCAATGGTGCGGTCGCGTGACCCTGCCCACAGCCCCATTCTAACCAGCATGGGGCACCGTGGACCAAAAAAGTCGAATTTTGTGGTTGCGCCGGCCTACGTTTTATTGTATACTGTCATTCAGCACGAACATCGCCGCTGATATCTCGAATACCGACAGCGAGACAGATAAAAACTTAACTCGTGGCGAGATTTCAGACAACCGAGTCTGAAATCCGCAATGCAGACGTAAATAGAAAGGTGCACCCATGTCGCATTCGGAAAAGAACGCCCCCTCGCTCGCAGGGCTCACTCTTACTGCAATGTTTCTGGTCCTCCAGCTGACCCTCAGCTGTAGCAAGAGCACTGATCCTGACACAAACAAGCCGCCGGATAACGGCCCTATCGGCATACTGCTTTCGGGAGCCGATATCGACTCCGCCTTGTCGGGTACAAGCGATCACGGTCCGTTCGCAGTACCGGAGGAAGAATGGGAAGGTGAATTTGTGACCACACGGCTCGAAGCGGTGATCAATCCCAGCGCGACCGTAGGCGCGGTCAACGCTGCTCTGAATGCGGTGGGTGCTAAGATCAGCTGTATGCGTGCGGGGCTGATGTTCACGGAGTTGGTGGTACCCGCTTTGACGTCGGTTGATGAGGCGGAAGTTCTTTGTTCAACCCTGGTGTCGTCGGAAGCCTTCCTGTCGGCGTATCCCTGTTTTGATCCGACCTCCGTTCAAGACGCAAGTATCCAACCGGGACTTCCGGCCAACCTCATCATTGATCATCTGGCCGCCGCGAAGTTTCCGGCGGCCTGGAATGTGCGAGAGCGTGTCGCGGCACTCCATTCCCCCGCAACCGTTCTTGTCGCCGATCACTTTAGATCCCTGACTCCTCACGCTGAAATTCCGGCTCAGACCTTCCCGACACAAAATGGGTCGCCGAGTCTTTTCATCGACGCTTTCGGAGTAGCAAAAGGGAATCACGGTTTCCAGGTGGCTGGCGCGATTGGAGCCAGGTTTGATGCTGTAGGGTCCACTGGCGCCTACGCTGATCCCGGTGGTCTGCTACGTTTACCGTGCATCAGCCTCAGCGGATTCGGCTCGTTACCGGCCGTAATTGCAGAACTGTCCGATCGGCTTCCGTCCAGCGGCCAGTTTATTCTCAATACCAGTATTTCGTATGCCGGGGGCTTCCAGATGTTCCCAAAGCGCCAGCGAATCGAACACGCCTTCTTCTGGCGATTCCTCACCGCAACCAAGCAGAGTCAATTCCTGCATCTACAGGCCGCGGGAAATGAGGGGTTGTCATCACCATCTTTTCCGAACGCCGACTACGCCAGCCCGTTTACGCTTTCTGCCCGGTTTGATGCGCCACTGGAGATGTTACAGGGGACGGCGGTGTCCACAAAGGACACCACCGATTTGACAACTTTGTACAGTCTCGGAATAGCCAACAATCCGCTCTTTGGCTCGCGGACAAACAATCTACTGGTTGTAGGGTCCTCATCATTGAGCGGCAGTCCGTCCGGGTTCTCAAATGCGCCTTCCGATGTCCGCATGGTGGGGGAGTGGGTTACCCTGCCCTGCATCTACGACGATTCAAAGTGCGAGCCGGGGGCGCAGGTGCCCCTTCAGGCGATCGTTTCAGGAACATCCTTTGCCACCCCGCAGGTTGCCGGTCTGGCCGCCTGGCTCTGGTCGCTGTCACCCTCTCTCACGGTAGATGAGACCATTGCCACTATTAAGAACTGCTTCAACGGAAATTGGGTCGATGCCTACAAGGCGGTGTTGTCACTCGATCACTCGATTGCCAACGCCGGCATCAGACTTTCACTTCTCGACATAGTTGATGCCAATGGACAGATGGGGAGTGACATGAAGTTTGACGAGAAGGATCTGCAGATGTTTCTGGACTCTATCATGTATTATGAGGCTGATCGTGCGTCAGTCAGCCCCCCATGGGAGAAGGATCATTCTCCTTTCGACCTCAACGGTGATGGATACACCGGGGACACCATGCTCACTCCATCGACCGCACCCTTTGACCTCGACATCAACACCCCGCCGGCGTATTCGACAGTAGACGTGATCCCCTGTGATCAACCGAGCACCGGTGACAAGACCCTGAATGAATCGGCGGTGACCGACCGCGATATTCTCCTGTACTATGCTTATTCTCCACTGTATAGTGGTGATCTCCAAATCCGCGACAGCTTGTTTGGCAAAGGGTGCTCGCCATTTACAATAGTTGAGACAACACACTTTCTGAAATACGACTTGCGGGCCTACCTCGACGCTCAATACTGGGATATCGACTCGAGTCAAGGCACATTCCTACATAAGACGCTTGCAGTCAGAGAACCAGCCTGCTTGGCAACATACGTATTCGATGTTGAGGCGACCTGCAACACATCGCTCTCCAGCGGCGTCAGTCTCACCTCCGTGGATATCACCGGTACTTCAAACTCCACCGTTACGGGAACAGCTTCCCTGGAAAATGACCTCGGAACGTCTTGCGATTACCGCGCAACTGCTAAGGCCTTCTGCTACAGTGTCGTTCACTTCACTGCAAGTGAGCAGTTGGGATTTGTTCCATTCAGGTTTGTCGTGGACGGGTCGATAGATATAGGTGACGGCAATACGGCACAGACCTACACCTATATTATGTTCCACACCGTTGATGCCAATGGCAAGCCCGATGGACCAACGTACGCCGGCTTCGACAGCCAAACGCAGTCATTTCCGTATGTACTCGACGGTACGCTAGATCCCCTGCTTCCCGGTCGGATGTACCAACTCATGATTATGACAACGGCCGCAGATGCTGTTTTCGCTCTGTCTGACCCGGGTCCCGACAGTAAGTCTGCAAATGCGATCGTATCTCTACACGTTGGACCGTAAAGGTGCGACTGTTAAGTTAAGTCAAACGCGCCTCGAATCAGTGATACTCTATTGTTTTCCAACACGTTCCACTTGTCGTGGAGTAATTGAATGTTATCGAAAACTCGAATCCTACAAAAGTTTGGGGATAGTGAGTTCCACCCCGCCATAGACTATGAAGCCCGATTTTGTCGGGCTTTTTTCTAACGGTTTAAGCAACCAATCCTCTTTTTGAACTGAGATGATACGAATCGCAAGATTGTCACTCTGTGGGATTGTAATCCTCTTGTCCCTTCGTTGTTCGATATCACTTCCCGATTCGTCGTAAGACTTGTACTTGTATTATTTTCGTCGGTGGCAGACCCCTAGTCTGCCCCAGGAAAGTCGCCATCCGCACACCCCCTCGCGCCCCCCGCCACGGCTGGGCCCGCCATCACCACCCCGAATTGACCTAAGTCATGTCCATTTAGTCCTCATTTGTCGAAATGGCCGTCAGAAAACGAAAGATTGAGGACTAAATGGCCAAAGTGCTGCGCGAAATAATCAGGATCAACGAAGAGCTCTGCGACGGGTGCGGCGATTGTATTTCGTCCTGCGCGGAGGGCGCGCTGGTGATCGTTAACGGGAAAGCGAAACTGAAGGGGGAGATCCTCTGCGACGGCGCCGGAGCCTGTATCGGCCATTGTTCCACCGGCGCGCTGACTATCGAAAAGCGGGAGTCGGAGGCGTACGATGAGGCCGCGGTGGCTTTGAATCTCGCCCGGACGCAACAGCCGTCGCGAATCCCGGTTGGCGCAGCTCACGGCGGTCAATTACCGATGGCGGCCCACGCCGGCGGATGCCCCGGGTCGGCCATGAGACAGTGGAACGACTTCCCGCCGGCATCCCCGTCAGATGTACGCGACTCCGCCCCGGCGGCGCTCACGCAGCAGCCGTCGCGGCTCCGTCAGTGGCCGGTCCAGTTGATGCTCGTGCAGCTGGACGCGCCGTTTTTCCGCAATGCCGACCTGATTATCACTGCCGATTGCGTACCGTTTGCTTTCCCCGATTTCCATCAGCGGTTCTTGAGCGGTAAAGCCCTCGTTGTAGGGTGTCCCAAGCTCGATGATCTACGGCACTACTTTGACAAGCTAACCCAGATATTCAAAGTGAGCGAATTGAAGTCGGTTGAGGTCATTAAGATGGACGTCCCCTGTTGCGGGGGGATTGCGCAGGCAGCAGTCGAAGCGCGGAAGCGGTCGCACGGCACTTTCCCGCTGACTATCACCACAATCGGCATTCGCGGCGAACTTCAGGAAAGCTACCGGGTGTAATCGCACGGAACCGACTCCCGGCGGCGGCTGTTTGGATGGCAGCGATAAGCGCTCAAAGCACTGCCAGGAGAATACCATTGAGTTCTGAACCGATCAAGATCAAGCTCATCCCCAACGGCCCGATCCGGGTAATGAACGGATCGTTCGAGATTGAGTTGTCTAACGGCACCATCATGACCAAAGAGGCTCCGTTCTCAATGTGCCGTTGCGGGAATTCCAACAACAAGCCGTTTTGCGACGGCACCCACAAGACGTGCGGTTTTCAGGGGTAGGCGGTAGTTCGCGACTCCCTGACTGACTGATTCTTAGCCTTGACCGACCTCAGACTGTCGACTGCGCCGCACGGCGGCAACGATCAGCGGAATCAACACGACCTGGGCGATTATCCCCCATATCCCGGTCAGAATCGGCCCGGCGGTCGAAAAAAACTCAACCGCGCCGTACGGCAGCTCCATAAACATCCCCAGCACGAACAATCCCAGGCCGAACATCAGCCGCCCGACTATCATGGCCGCAATCAGTGCAACATAGATATTCAGCTGAAGGCGCTGGTACGCCAGACCCGCAACCAGGCCGTAGAGAGGCAGTTCGAGCGTCATCAGGGGGACCGCATAAGTCGGCGGCATACCGGTGGTCAAGTAGCTGATGCCCGGAGCCAGCAGGCCGACCACCAGTCCGCTGTACGGGCCGACTAGAAACCCGGCGAGCAGGACAGGGAAGTGCATCGGGAGGAAGACCCGGCCGGCAATACCAAAGGCGTGCAGGCCGACCGGAAGAACAATAGCCAGGGCGAGAAAGAGTGCAGTCTGTGTGATCCAGCGAGGTTTGGAAAGTGGCGGGGCGGCTGCCGGAGTCGGGTTCACTTGATATTGACGGCCGCGGCGAGAAAGAGGCCGGGATGATCTTCGATTTCCACCCGACCGAAACCGGAGTCGGCGAACATGCGCTTCATCTCCAACTCCGACGGCAACTGGTCGTGTTTGACCACGCCTCCTTCGCGGAAGTGTATGTCGGCCAGTTCCTTCGACGAAACCAGGTGGATGATGTAGAACGGCGCGCCCGCCTTCAGCACGCGGCCGGCCTCCTTCACCGTCAGATCCTTGTGCGTGAAGTGCGGGAAGGCGGCAAAAGAAATAGCCAGATCGTAGCTGCTATCTCGAAACGGTAGGTGGGCGGCGTCAGCATCGACCACGGTCACGTTGGAAAACGGAAAGTTGCGGTGGGCTTTCTGGGCCATGCGAATGGAGAAATCGACCCCGGTCACGAGGCCGCCCGGCCCGACCCGCCGGCGGAGCATGTCAAACAGAATACCGGTGCCGCAGCCGAGATCAAGCAGGTCCATCCCGTCGGCAATCGGCAGGCGGTTGACTAGGCGATATAGCCGCTCGAGGTCCTCGGCGGTGTAGTGCAGGTCCCACTCGGCCGCGAGGCTGTCAAAAAACTCCTGGTGGGGGTCATGCATAGTTGTGGTAGATAATTGCTTGGGGAAACCTTGTCAACAGGATTTGGGGCGGGAAGGGGTGCAACAGGAGTTGACGAAACAAGGTCCGGCTGCGTATTATCGACGTTAACAACTTGCTACATCCCCGAAGATCGCATCTTCGGGTTTAACGCCTCCCTCCCTTCGGGGAGGGAGGTGTTTTTTTGCCCGTCTCCGACCTCCCAAACAATGTGACACAAAAACCAAACCAGACCTTTGCTCGCCGGTCCACCCAAGTTATATTTCAGGTTGGCTTTTGAGTCAATCTATGGGCAACAACGGCAATAAGTATAAACGCACCCAGGAAGAACTGCTCGTAAAAGGGGCGCGCGAGCATAATCTAAAGAACATCGATGTCCGCATCCCGCGCAACCGCCTGACCGTTATCACCGGCCTCTCCGGTTCCGGCAAAAGCTCGCTGGCGTTCGATACGATCTACGCCGAGGGGCAAAGGCGGTACGTCGAATCGCTCTCGGCTTACGCCCGTCAGTTTTTGGGACTGATGGAAAAGCCGGATGTCGACTTCATCGAGGGCCTCTCGCCGGCTATCTCGATCGAGCAAAAAGGGACACCCAAGAATCCGCGTTCCACTGTTGGGACGATCACTGAAATCTACGATTACCTGCGCCTGCTTTTCGCGCGGATCGGCACGCCCCACTGTGTGCAGTGCGGCCAGCCGATCACCCAGCAGACTGTCGAACAGATTGTTGATTCCGTGCTCAGTTTCGAGGAAGGCTCCCGCCTCATGGTGCTCGCGCCGTTGGTGCGAGGCAAAAAGGGCGAACACAAGGAGATCATCCAGGAGATTATCCGCGAAGGGTTCGTGCGGCTCAGGATCGACGGCGAGGTAGTCGAAGCTGACCCGGAAATCGATCTCGACAAGAAAAAGAAGCATACGGTCGAGGCAGTGGTAGATCGACTGGTCGTCAAGCAGGGCTCCAAAGGGCGGCTGGCCGACTCGGTGGAGACGGCGCTTCGCATGAGCAACGGCACCGTACTGATCAACATCAACAAGCAGGATTTGCTTTTCTCGGAGCAGTTCGCCTGTCTCAACTGCAACATCAGCTACGAGGAACCGACGCCGCGCCTGTTTTCCTTCAATTCGCCGTTCGGCGCCTGCAAGGTCTGCAGCGGCCTCGGGCAGAAGATGGAGATCGCGCCGGAGCTGGTGGTGCCCAGCCCGAGCCTGTCCATTTCCGAGGGGGCTATTCATCCGTGGGGCGGGGCGGAAATGGCCAACTGGTATCGCTACCAGCTGCGCGGCCTGGCCAACCACTACGGTTTCAAGTTCTCGACACCCTTCTACAAGCTGCCCAAAGAAGTCCGGGAGGTCATTCTCTACGGCACCAGGGGCAAAGACATCAAGATGGAGTACGAACACGCGTCGGCGCGCGGGAGAGCATCGGGTGTCTACGAGGCGCCGTTCGAGGGCGTGATCCCGAACCTAGAGCGCCGCTACAAGCAGACCGAATCGAGCGGCGTGCGCCAGTGGATTGAGAACTACATGTCGGTCAGCCCCTGCCCGGCCTGCAAGGGGGCGCGGCTTCGACCGGAAGCGCTGGCGGTCGTTATAGACCGCGAAACGATTGACTCGGTCACCGATATGTCGATTCGCAAGGCGACCGCGTTCTTCAAGAACATCAAGTTGAGTTCGCGCCAGCAGACTATCGGCCGCCAGATTCTCAAGGAGATTCGCGAGCGGCTAGGGTTCTTGTGCGATGTCGGCCTTGATTATCTCACGCTCAATCGAGCGGCTGCGACTCTCTCCGGCGGCGAGGCCCAGCGGATTCGCCTGGCGACTCAAATCGGTTCGCGCCTGGTCGGGGTGATGTATATCCTCGATGAGCCGTCGATTGGCCTGCACCAACGCGACAACGGCAAGCTGCTCAACATGCTGACCGAGCTGCGCGATATCGGCAACACCGTGCTGGTAGTCGAACATGACCGCGAGACTATCGAACGAGCCGACTACGTGGTCGATCTCGGTCCCGGAGCCGGGATCCACGGCGGAACCGTTGTGGCGTCGGGGACGCCCGCCGAGATCAAAGCCAGCCGAAAGTCTATTACCGGTCAGTATCTATCGGGAACCCGGTCCATTGCGACGCCAAAACAGCGACGCGAACCTAACGGCAAAGTGATAACACTTACCGGCGCGAGCGGCAATAACCTGAAGAAGATCACGGTCGATGTACCGATGGGCGTGCTGGTGGCGGTGACCGGAGTTTCCGGCTCAGGCAAGTCAAGCCTGATCAATGAGACGCTTTACGCAATCCTGTCGAAGCACTTCTACGGTAGCCGCCAGGCGCCGCTGCCGTATTCATCGGTCGCCGGCCTCGAACATATCGACAAGGTCATCGATATCGACCAATCGCCTATCGGCCGCACGCCGCGT
The genomic region above belongs to Candidatus Zixiibacteriota bacterium and contains:
- the uvrA gene encoding excinuclease ABC subunit UvrA, with product MGNNGNKYKRTQEELLVKGAREHNLKNIDVRIPRNRLTVITGLSGSGKSSLAFDTIYAEGQRRYVESLSAYARQFLGLMEKPDVDFIEGLSPAISIEQKGTPKNPRSTVGTITEIYDYLRLLFARIGTPHCVQCGQPITQQTVEQIVDSVLSFEEGSRLMVLAPLVRGKKGEHKEIIQEIIREGFVRLRIDGEVVEADPEIDLDKKKKHTVEAVVDRLVVKQGSKGRLADSVETALRMSNGTVLININKQDLLFSEQFACLNCNISYEEPTPRLFSFNSPFGACKVCSGLGQKMEIAPELVVPSPSLSISEGAIHPWGGAEMANWYRYQLRGLANHYGFKFSTPFYKLPKEVREVILYGTRGKDIKMEYEHASARGRASGVYEAPFEGVIPNLERRYKQTESSGVRQWIENYMSVSPCPACKGARLRPEALAVVIDRETIDSVTDMSIRKATAFFKNIKLSSRQQTIGRQILKEIRERLGFLCDVGLDYLTLNRAAATLSGGEAQRIRLATQIGSRLVGVMYILDEPSIGLHQRDNGKLLNMLTELRDIGNTVLVVEHDRETIERADYVVDLGPGAGIHGGTVVASGTPAEIKASRKSITGQYLSGTRSIATPKQRREPNGKVITLTGASGNNLKKITVDVPMGVLVAVTGVSGSGKSSLINETLYAILSKHFYGSRQAPLPYSSVAGLEHIDKVIDIDQSPIGRTPRSNPATYTGVFTHIRDLYASLPESKARGYQPGRYSFNVRGGRCEACAGDGIIKIEMHFLPDVYVPCEVCKGKRYNRETLEVTFKGKSIADVLDMTVDEALSFFENIPRIKNKLLTLMNVGLGYIHLGQQATTLSGGEAQRVKLATELSKLATGRTFYILDEPTTGLHFEDIRMLLTVLNELVDRGNTVVVIEHNMDVIKTADWIIDIGPEGGDDGGEIIAAGTPEEVAKISKSYTGQYLRQVLSAYS